From Stegostoma tigrinum isolate sSteTig4 chromosome 1, sSteTig4.hap1, whole genome shotgun sequence:
AAAATGATATAATATTGAGGATGAGAATGCACGTTAACAGGCTTCTCACTGCACCCACATGCAAGAATCTCATCTCAACATTcacagcttgattagaaaatggGACATTTACCTCTTGATGATGAGAAGCTCCTCACTGCTAACCTCATGCAATTTTCCTGACTTTCTCAGCAATGCCCAAGTCTTTCAAGGGCCGGGAAGATCCCACTTAGTGTCTTTCTTCTGGCTTTACCAGTTCTCCCTAATAACTTAAAAACTTGGGTCAAATTACCCCTTAAATTCTGGTGATCACATTCCTCATTTATATAATCTTTTATTATAATTTAACCCTTAGTCATTGGTGGGAGGGCAGCGGTCACCTAATGTCAAGGTATCGTTCCAAAGTTTAGGACTGAACAATTTtaattattctttcatgagaactgggtgtcactggcaagaccaacatttgttggCCCACACCTAACTGTCACTGAAATAGGtggtttgctgggccatttcagaatcAACATACcgttgtggatctggaatcacatgtagctATGGCCTTATTAGGTTCTTGATCCGTCTGGGAATCAGGAGTTATCGGGACAAGCCAGTAAAGTAAATGTGAAGAATGGTggctcagccatgatcctattgaatggcagagcatactcaaggggctgaacagcccattgctgttcctatttcttctggtcttgTGGCAGCAAGGCAGATTCGCTTTCCTCAGGACCATTATGACCCTTTTTTTGTTGCTGATTGTTAATCATGAAGCTAAGACCATCTTTATGTTCTagtgacacaggttcaaatcacaGCACTGTAGCTGGAAGAATTTACTTTCAGTGGAACAAACTACAAAGCTAAGACTAGCTATATAATGTACGGCTTAGAaaaggtggacgctgggaagttctttccgttaggcggggagactaggacccgtgggcacagccttagaaatagagggggtaaatttaaaatggaaatgaggagacatttcttcagccagagagtggtgggcctgtggaattcattgccacggagtgcagtggaggcgggGATGTTAAatgcctccaaggcagagattgataaattcttgatcgcacaaggaaccaagggctacagggagagtgtggataagtggagttgaaatgcccatctgccatgatttaaatggcggaatggactcaatgggctgaatggccttacttccactcctatgtcttatagtcttatatagttcatattttattttgttcaaatgattttaaattcttccagctactgtggtgggatttgaacctatgtccctggAACATTTGTCCAGGCCTTTCAATTAGTGTCTCCTAAAATTACCACCACACTACAGTCCCCTTGTACAAGGACTCCAGGCTTTTAAGTACAAAACGCTATAGAAACTCAGCAAGTACGTTTGCCTCTGTGGTGAGTCAATTGGCGTTTCATCTCAAGTTTctgtagcactttctgcttttatttccaatttccagcattttgctggATTTTCCCTTCATGACTTTGCTCCAGGAATAGTCTAACAACTTCTTACTGATTTATAATCAGGTTTTATCCCTTGTATTGCAATCCTCCAGATAATAATTTGGAAGGTCAAGGGAGTGACTTGGGTGAGATTTGTTTCAGTGATGGGAATGAAGTAGCAGAGATAGTTAACAGACAAGTCAAATGAATTTTAAAGCACAATATATCGATTTTGAACAATGTTGTCCATAAATACAACTGAAATGAAgaacaaatatttcatttcaCACGATTATTTGTGAATAGGTAAGTAAATAAAATTAGagaaaaagctcagcacgtctggcagcatctgtggagaaaaataatagatgcatccgcagttctttcggctgtTATTTAGGGTAAATAAAATTATTGTTTTATCAAGAAACTAGGCAAGAATTTGGCACTGGTGAAGCTGCCTTACCTATGAGATAGCGAAACGCAGGATCACTCTCGTTGCCTAACACTTTGATCTTGCCGAATATGGGGAAACTGACTCCATAAGTGTTTTTCGAGAAACTGTTGATGTGGGAGTTACTGCCGGGCTCTGATTTTCCGAACTGGTTGCAAGGGAACGCCAGCACGTTGAAATGCATGGGCCCAAACTCTCTCTGCAGCTCTTGGAGGGCTTGATAATTCTTTTCTGTATGCTCGCAGTTACTCGCCACGTTTACAACCAGAGAAGCCTGGAGGGACGaaatacacataaacacacacgcaaAATGTCTTAAACTGCTTGATGCAAAAATACTTCAACAAACAATAGCTGCTGAACAATCAATCCCAAAGGAGAATGGGATGgttgttttcaaacaaaatataATCTATTATGAAAACAAAAAGGTTTATTTTTGGGTGTGACTGCCTCAGTTTTACAATGCAAACCCAGTCACCGCAAACAGACAGTAGTGAAAATAAAATCCAACACCTACAGATATACATCTTGAGAAGAATCTTCGCAGTAAAACGAACGATGcggttttaaaaaaatactcgTTCAAAAACGCCAAAGAAGCCAAGATTCTGATGCAACTCACTTTGCCTCTGTACTTTTCCAAGGAGACGAGCTTCCCTTTGGAATTCAGGACTTGGAAAGAATAAAAATCTTTGTTTTTGGGGTTAGAGAGTTTGAGCTGAAGGAAACATAATGCGGCGAGGCACATCAGCATGCAAGTGAAGACGGCAAAGATTCGGCCTTTGGGCGTCCAGGATTTCAGCAGGAAAGCAGGCACTGCCTCCATTGTACGGGCAAAGAAGGCGAAGTGGAATTGGGCGGACAGCGGGgtgacggggaggggaggggagagcaAACTTGGTGAATTAAGATCGCTTGCAGTTCCCTTCTGTATTAACTCACGATTGTCTCCCACGCTGCAGACTTCTTAAGAGAAAAATAACTTAGTTTAAGTTGCCATTTGATTTGGGGAAAAGACAAGTGGAATTagactgagagataatgggaactgcagatgctggagaattccaagatgataaaatgtgaggctggatgaacacagcaggccaagcagcatctcaggggaaTTAGACTGAGATTTGTCTGTTGGTACGATTCATCAAAATAGTCTCCAGTTTAACAAAAATCAAAACCTTTCAGTTCATTTGTTAGACATAACCAAGCTCAGAAAATGGGGTCTGGGTCTCCAGAATAAGGAGCAGGCCGTTTTGCactgagatagggaggaattTCCTTAATAGAGAGTTGTAGAATATAGCCTCAGAGGGATGTGATTGATTTTGTTCAAGGCTGTCATCGGAAGACGATAAAAGTGGCTCAGGAAAGGATGGgtaaatttgacatttttaaaacataaattccgTGGGATTGGAAATGATCTACAAGCGAAGGGATCATTTGTGTTAAGATAGTTGTAACTACCAGAGAGCAGGGCTTGAGCAAAGGAAATCACAATGAATCGAGGACCCTTGCCTAAGGACCGGTTGTAACACTGTGGTGGATCAAGAGAGGGTTTAAGATGGTGGATGCATTAATGATTAGTCAGGCTGCTTCTTTCTGGATCATGTTGAGCTTCtagagtgttattggagctgcccttgtctggacaagtggagagtattctattaTTCTTCTGGCCTATGCCTTGTGGATGGCAAACATgggctttgtggagtcagagtTCAGTTATTTGCCATGAAATTGCCGGCCTCTAATGATTCTGGAAGCTATCAAATTATATTTCCATTCCAGATCAGTGTCTGGGTGACCTTCAACAATGATAGTGGAGGGATTCTACTATATTGTTTTTCCATAAATTAAGAATATAAGACCTAAAGAAATAGAAGCAGTCAGCCATTTGAGACTGCTGGCCAATGCAATTAAATTATGACTGATTCCCACTTCATCTCCTGCATTATCTGTCCATTGCTGTTTTATTAGCTGGAAATCTATTGATCTAGTCTTCAACAAAATCAATCACATCCTCTGAGGCTAAATTCTACCACTCTTTATTTCTCTCTATCTCGGTGATAAATGGCATGTCCCTTACTCTGAGACCAGGTTCCCCTTCTCTTTCTGTTGTATATTCCAGGCAGGGGAGACATAGACATTTCTTTTATATTTCTTCCAGTTACCTCACATTATGTCCATAGTTTGTGATGTGACTCACAGGTAATGgttcacttttttttcattgaCTACTTCAAAATGAGAGATACATTCTAAAATACCTTGACACCCTTCCATGTGTGCCGCTccatggtctctctctctctcaagaatAGGTGTATTCCACACGGGAAATTTCCTGGACTTACATGctctttaaaaataataaaacaaaacagcatgTATAACTTAAATGCTCAATGTGTCCGCAAGTAATTTGCAGCTATGATCCATTGTCTGACATTTATCCTATATGATGAAAGCCGTTAGATTAATTCTCACTATAATTAGAGGAGAAAAAGAATTGAATATAAAACAGTCACATACACATTCAATCTGTCAGCCTTGCTCAGTACTATATTTTTAAGTTCTACCCTTGTACCTGGCAAGGCATCAGCAATTACGTTTTATTTCCTAGCATTGAAAGTGATTTTTGGGTGGTATGGTTGGGGAAATCAACTCCAACAGAATAACATGGCCCTTGTGGTTTTTCCTTGTCATTATAGGAATGTGGAACTGTACTACAGTTTGTACATTTATAGCCCTGTCCTGGGCAGTACTTGCCCTTGACCTGCTTACTACATGTCCTACATAGCTCATTTGGATCTTCCCAAAGCTATGTTTTGTAAGGTTGACCGTTAAGGTTAGCTGTCTGTATTTTCCAGGACAAGGCTTGCAGTTGCACTAGGCGTACGTCCTAGACATTGCTGTCCATTAGGAGTTTGACTTTGTATGTTATGAAATGACATAAGCCTGCCACTATCTGATCCATCAGCCTTTCAAAGGTGGCTGATGTATTTTAGTGTCTAAATGGCATGGGTTGATATCGTTATAGTCTGTCTGGGTTATGAAGGCGTTGATTTCCTCTGTGCAAGTCATCAAGGGAAACTATCATTATCATCCTGAATAAATCTTTCATTGTAATGTAAGTTGCCTGACTGACCCTGACTATGCAATCTTCCAGCTGGAGTATCTGAAAACTACATTAACCTTTTGGTAGTTGATGCAGAGTCTGGTGCAGCTATCTGATCTGAACATGAACACAACTGGGGagttccagtgataatgggaactgcagatgctggagaatccaagattcgagcctagacccttcatcagagggagtTCCAGCTGCTGCTGCCAGGCTCCATGATTTGATATAACAACTTGTGCTTAATTTCCTCCCACATCTAGGCCAGCTTTTCTGGGCCTAGATCATAGGAATGTTACTAGGACCAGTGACACCAGGACAGACCATCAGTGTCACTGGTTTTAAAATCTGGATTATAAATGTAATGTGCTGtggactgggtttgaatcctaccgtggtagatggtggaatttgaattcagtaaaaatctggaattaaaagtttaaagATGACCGTGAAatcgttgtcaattgttggaaaaacctgtctagtTAGCTAaagtccttcagggaatgaaactgctgtccttacgtatatatgacaccagacccacagcaatgtgattgaatcttaactgccctttggacaaTTAAAGatcggcaataaatactggcttagccaaTGATGACCTCATCCTGAGAATGCCTTAAAATATAGATAATTGCCTCTTTGCCAATTTTGCACAGGCCATTAAACTAGGTTTTTAACAGTTCACCTGGTGTTGTTAGGAGCACTGATCTCTTGGCTAAAGATTAGGATTTTAGCATGTTTATTGGCCTGTCTTCTGATCACTATCTGGGAGATTTTCAAATATTCCCAGACCAGATGACAGGCTGTCTAGAGTCTGTCTGGAACACTGTCATATAGTCCACATTGGAGACTTCTTCCTGCTGTTCCAAAAGCCTCTCCTTGATTAGTTTCAGAGGCCCTCTTacttggcactgatccagctccctcagagctagctctcagagtgaacaggatgtgtGACGCTCTCTGTCAGCCAGAAATCCCTGATTGGACTAGTTTAACAGCCCCattcaaggaactcatattctatgaggtccacctgattgacctcattacaattgctatagtgagtgtccctgtgacAAACAAAAGAAGATCTAGTCCTTGATTCCATTCGTGGGGGTTGTCATGACAATGGATCTTAACCCTGAATTACCTCTAGATATATTGAACATTTAAGTACAACCTATGCTTTCTGAAAGAGAGTCAtacactctctgatgaagtgtctaggcccaaaatgtcagcttttgtgcttctgagatgctgcttggcctgctgtgttcatccagcttcacactttgttatcatacaaACTAGAAGATTGCTTTAGAGTGTAAATTTAGTAGCTGCCTGCAAATCTCTGTGGGAATCATGGAATGTTGCACCTGAACAATTTTGCGGGATCTTCAAACAGCAATACTTCAAAAAGAGCaatgctatttaaaaaaaattgaacagtgTTCTTCTGTAGTGGACGAGATTCTGCGTCCCTGATTACTCCCATCTCAGCAGAAAAAAACACTGCCTGTGTGTAGTGTCCCAGACTGCATACATGAGTTGAAAGAGAGGCAGTCTTGGATGAAAGATATGTTCAAGCTTTACATTTCCAGGAGTACACAAGAAATGGGGTTAAAGACCAACTGTAACCCCCTCACCCAGTCTCTGTGTGTTAGAGTGCTGGGCTTACTAGCATGCTAGCTTCGGGTTTGAGTTCCTCAGTGCTACGTTGAGCTATGAATGGACGCAAGTGAGAACATCCATGAGATACTCCAGCATGTGCaggcaaaatgaaataaaaatctgtTTCTTATTGATGTAAACAATTCATTGGCAAAATCACTGTTGAAGGACATTGGACAAACTTCTTTAAGCAAACTGCAGAATGAAGAAACTCCATCCAGCCACTTAATTTATCATCATTCTTAATTATGTAAAGCATAATTTGTTTGGATGGCAAgcaaagcaatacttttcactgtatctcagcacATGGGATAATAatgaattaaatcaaatcaaagtaatACTTGAATCACCTGCTATAACATTTCACAATCTACTCACCACAGCCAGactgttatcaactcctttgtctgtccaactgctcttctctctctttgggctgtatccccaACTATGGACAggagagtggctcagtggttagcactgcagcctcacagcaccagggacctgggttcaattccagagtcaggcaactgtctgtgtggagtttgcacattctgcccatgtctgtgataacaagctgtggggctggatgaacccagcaggccaagcagcatcttaggagcacaaaagctgacattttgggcctagacccttctgatgaagggtcttggcctcaaacgtcaacttttgtgctcctaagatgctgcttggtctgctgtgttcatccagcttcacaccttgttatcttggattctccagcatctgcagttcccattatctctccccatatctgtgtgggtttgctctgggtgctatggcttcctcccacagtccaaagatgtgcaggctaggtggattggccatgctcaattacccgtagtgttcaggggtgtgtgggttatagggggatgggtctgggtgtgatgctctgagggtcagtgtggacttgttgggccaaagggcctgtttccacactgtagggattctaattctaattgttTATTCCTCACCtccaccctattttctgcataaaaaccgACACtcttcccagctaccatcaggtctgaggaagagccactggacacgaaacattaactctgatttttcttcacagatgctgccagatccgttGAGCTTTTCctgcgacttctgtttttgttcctctcaTTTATACTCTGtatgtcacattttattatcttgtctagTATTTAACCAGCTAACAAAATCAATTTTTCTTGAACTCAaggaatgtttttttaaaaaaattgactcCTTTTAAACGTAACTTTTCACAGCCTGAGTAAATTTAATGATGAGGGAGGGGATTCTTTTTAATGTAACCTTATTGCGATCAACTGAGGGAGAGTTGATTGAAGAGGGGGATCCAGCTTATCCCTCCTTACCTGTTAGCATAACTATTTTAGGGTATTTCACCAACATTGTCATGAACTTGGGATCCAGTCTGGAGACTTGGTATAACACGGTACTCATGGTGGTCTGCCCTGATCATTGTTTCAGAGTTTGGTAGTACTTTTGTAGCAGCAATGATATATACTGAAGACTTGAGCTGAGTCTTGCCTTAGTTATCGCCAACTGCTGGAATATCTTGGACATCCCATGCTGAAATCTCCAGATTTTTTGAGGGGGTCCTTTAGGGAGCATTAAGATGGAGGTCACGAATTAAAATTGCCCAGGCTTCAAGATTTGGGGAACACCTGGGCCAATATTTCTATTCCCAAAAATAAAAGAGACTATAATATAATGGGGAAGAACTGAAATCATGTCCTCACTAAGCCATTTTGCTCGAGTCTTTAATATGACACTATGCCGCATCACATTTGACGTTTGCAAGTCCCACACTGTTTCTCTAAGACTCTTCCTGTAGTTTTCcatgttttaaaatttgtctcCATTTCCTTTTGTCATatattctttctctctttctctgtactTGATTTGCAGGCGGCAGAAAGAGGAAAGCTGATGCGCTCTTTATTCAAAACCAGTACCACGGGGAGCAGGATGAAATGGGAGCTGCCAAGCCCAGTTGCCAGTAGCAGCCCTGTTGTTGCAAAGTGGCAGAGCTTGCCCAGAAGAGACTGCAGAAGAACAGCCGCATCAAGTGGAGCTCCAGTAGCGACTGTAATAGAGGAAGAAGGAAGAACTAGAACTGGGACATTGGCAAGTGCAGCAACTAAGGTTAACACCGTGACGGCAACAACAAGCGACCTATTTAGGGCTGGAGTAGAAGTTGTAACAATGATACAGTCAGAAGACAGGACATTAATAGCAGCAGAGAGTGGAACTGAGACAGGAGATGACAGCCAAACTAGATCTGTGACTGATGGTGGGACCATGACAGAACCAGATAAGGAGACTGGGCCTGGGTTTGAGGAAGTCATGAagacacagacagatacagagcAATTAACCAAAGGGATCCTCCCCTGTAGGAAGAAAGCTTTTCAGCAAGCATGTTTGGGACACTGTGCGTCTCCAGGTATGTGTTCAGTCATACTGTTACAGAATAAATATATCTTTaaaaggtattttttaaaaagttgtcctTTTTGTGTGTTGCAGAATGGATTGTTTCCTAATATTTTGAAAGTTAGCTTTTAATATAATAAAAGCTATAATTCTAGTATGTATTTCCTCTGATAAATCACATGGGTACATCTAATGAATATCTAGAGCATTGTCCACCATTTCAAGATATTGGTGGAATGAAGCAAGAGGAAGGAGCGTCTGTCCCCAGTTCACTATTACCTGCATTGTTATGAAAAAAGCTGGAAACACAATTTTGAATCACTTTAAAGGTGGATTCAGATTTCATACCATTTTTGACCTGTTGACCCCATCAGCATTTCCTTATAATTGTACAATCAAAATTTCATAGTCCCTCCCTTCTTTTCCTAATCACTATGCTAAGCTTATCAGACATAGTATGAGAGTCATGTGaaccaaaagagagagagagagagagtatacaGAGCTCCATGTCTGGAGGTTGTACTGACTATTGATTTCAggtgataaagtgtgaagctggatgaacacagcaggccaagcagcatctcaggagcacaaaagctgacaaagggtctaggcctgaaacgtcagcttttgtgctcctgagatgctgcttggcctgctgtgttcatccagcttcacactttattatcttggattctccagcatctgcagttcccattatcattgcttTCAAGTGGGTGCGTTTAGGAGACTCTTTGGTCTCCCTAGCTGTTTGCTATCCAGTGCTGACCCCTACTGGCAGCTTTAT
This genomic window contains:
- the LOC125458686 gene encoding probable glutathione peroxidase 8-B, yielding MEAVPAFLLKSWTPKGRIFAVFTCMLMCLAALCFLQLKLSNPKNKDFYSFQVLNSKGKLVSLEKYRGKASLVVNVASNCEHTEKNYQALQELQREFGPMHFNVLAFPCNQFGKSEPGSNSHINSFSKNTYGVSFPIFGKIKVLGNESDPAFRYLIDTTNMEPRWNFWKYLVNPKGQVIKVWRTEDPMATIKQEVSELVAKIILKKRDEF